GACCTGCGGCGGGTCGCCGAGCCGGTTGATGTCGCTGGAGCCGTCCCCGGCCAGCAGCCGGGCCGCGCGCTGCAGCTCCTCGACGGTCATGCCGACGCCGCCGTCGTCGACCATCACGACCATGCCGTTGTGCGCCTGCTGGAAGTTGACCTCGACGCTGGTGTTGGGCGGCGAGTGCCGGGCGCCGTTGTCGAGCAGCTCGGCCACGGCCAGCACGACCGGCTCGACCGCCCGGCTGACCACCGCCACGTCCGACTCGGCCGGGACGTTGATCCGCAGGTAGTCCCGGATCCGCGAGGTGGCGCCGCGCACCACGTCGGTCAGCGACGACGCCGACCGCTGCTGCCCCGGCCACGACCCGCAGAGCACCGCGGTGGCCTGGGCCCGGCGGTTGAGCTGGGAGTTCATGTGGTCGATCCGCATCAGGCCCGCGAGCACGTCCGGGTCGTCGTGCCGCTCCTGCATGGCCGAGATCGCGACCTGCTGCTCGTTGGCCAGGCTCTGCACCGCGCGCATCATCGACTTGAGCGTGGCGCGGGCCGACTGCTCGCCCCGCTCGGTGGCCTGCCGGACCGAGTCGGTGAACAGCGCGAGCACCGGCTCGTGGCCCCCGCCCACCTCCGGGTGCCGCGGTCCGGGCACCTCGACGGGCCGGTGGTTCAGCGACTCCGCCAGGGCGGGCAGCCGGGCGTCGACGAGGTGCTGCTCCTCCTCGGCGCGGAGCCGCACCAGGGCCTCGGCCCGTTCGGCCCGGACCAGCAGCGCGCGGGTCGTGCGGTGCCGGCGTACCAGCAGGAACAGTGAGATCAGCGCGACGGCGAGCGCGAACCAGAACGCCACCGCGAGTGTTTGTTGGTCCATCAATTCCTCTGGTGCGGAGCTGCCGGATACAGGGCGTCAGCAGGTTCAGATCTTTATCACGGGACTTCGCCGGACGCCAAGTGGTGGTGGCAGTCTCCCCCTGATGGAGCAATGGGTGTGAAATGCAATACCATATGTCTACTTGGGACGGTCGGTACGGGGGGTCGCTATCGGGGGCCTTGATCGATCAACTGACCTTGTCGAGACCTGGGGGCGGGTGGTTGCGGGGTGGTTGGCGTGGTGAATTCCGATTAAGCGCAAGAACGGTTTTGACGTGGTAGTCGGGTCCTCTGTTGGCAGGGGTGGTAGTTCGGTGTGCGCTTTCGCGTGCGGGGGTGCTGTCGTGCGGTGATTCGGTCGGACGTGTATTGACGTCCGGGGTGGAAGTTTGCGCGGTTGGGCGTTTCGGCGGGTGGTGGTCGGGTCGAGTGGGGGAGGGGGCGCCCGATTCCAACCCGGTCCCGCCCCCCACGCCGGCCCGGCGCTCCCCCGAGCGGTTGGGCACGAGACGCCCCTCCTACTGCGCCGCCGGCTTCGGGTGCCCCTCCGATGCCTGCACGACGACGATCCCCCGCCCGGTCAGCGCGAGCTGGTACGCCTCGCCCGACCCGCGCCCGATGGCCGCCGCGAGCTTCGCGGTCCGGCGGATCGAGGACTGCAACGACGTGGACCACAGGACGGCGGACTGCATGTCGACGTACGTCGGCACGTCCACGTTCAACACCACCGGCGTGCCGTACGCCGTGATGGCCAGGGCCCCGGTGCCGGTGAACGTGGTGTTGAACAGGCCGCCGCTGAGCACGGAGGCGCCCTCGACGCGGTTGATGTCCCACTTGAGCGTGTTCTCGAACGCCAGCACGTTGCCGCCGTTGACGGTCACCCCCTCGTCCTCCAGGTGGACGATGAACACCTCGTCGGCGTCCTGGGCGAGGAAGACGTCACCGCTGCCCGACACCTTCATCAGTGACATGCCCTCGCCGGTGAAAGCCTTCTTGAACAGCTTCCCGATGCCGCCGCTGCCCTCGTAGGCGAAGTCGACGTCGCCCTGGTAGGCCACCATGGAACCCTGCTTGGCGAAGAAGAACCCGCCGGTGCCGGTGAGGTCCACCTTGAGCATGCGGTCGTTCTGGAGCTGGAAGCTGCCGGGTTCGACGGACCGCTCCGCGTGGTCGAGCAGTGAGCTGCGCATGGCCCGATGGTGTCAGGTGATCACCGAAGCGCGCATCCCGGACCGACCGCCCCCGCCCCCTGCCCGAAAGGGCCGCGGTTGCGCGGTGCCGAAGTGCCGTCGCCGACACCGCCGAACCGATCGAAACCCCCCTCGGCAACGCGCTGACCTGGCCGATCACCGTCCCGCACCGCCACGGGGCCGAAGTGACCGATACTCGCTTCCGGGCCGTCACGCAACGTACGCGATCGACTTCGTTCCGGGTAGCGTCGCAAGGGCTCGCGCAGCCGACGCTGGGGTCATTGCCGATGACGGTGCTCTGGGGTGTCTCCTTCGACGCGACCCCGCTGTCCGGTGTGGTCGTCGAGTTCCTGAAGACCGCCCGCCGCCTGGCGGCGGGCACCGCCTACTCCGTGCACCTCGACCTCGGCTACGACATCAAGGCCGACAAGGACGCCTTCTTCCGCCCCTACCGCGACGAGGCCGCGCTCTTCCCCGACTGGGTGCGGCTGGACCGCGTCGACGGCCTGGCGGACGTGCCCGGCTACGACCGGTCGTTCGTCGAGCGGGTGCTCGCCGAGGTGGTGCAGGGCGGGGACCCGGCGCTGCTGGGCGAGGTCGACCGGGTCGCCGCCGGGGTCGCCGACCGGATCGAGCGGACCTGGGAACGGCTCGGCGTGACCCTGGTCGTGGTCGAGAACGGCACCCTGCCGGAGAACATCACCTACACCAGGGCGCTCTACCGGGCGATCGAGCGCTACGGGGCCCGCCACCGGCTCGGCCGGTTCGTGCTGTGGCGCGACCACGACCTGATGTGGCAGAGCGAGCCCGGCGCGGCGAAGTACGGCCGGTTCCCGTACCCGGCCACGCCCGCGCCCCGGAACTCGCCGCACGTCCACTACTTCGCGCTGCACGAGCACGCCAGGAGGCGGACCCTCGACTGGGTGCCCGACCTGACCACCATCGACGTGCTGCCCAACGCGTTCACCTGCCGCACCGCCGAGGTGGACGAGCGCAACGCCGGGTTCCGCCGCGACCACGGCATCCCCGAGGGCGCCGCGCTGCTCGCCCGGATCACCCGGGTCATCCCGCAGAAGCGCGTCGACCGCGACATCCACCTGCTGGCGCTGCTGGCCGACCGGCTCGACGCCCACCTGTTCGTCGCGGGCGACGTGGACGAGGCGCCGGGTGAGCACGCCCGGCTGACCGCGCTGGCCACCCGGCTCGGCGTGCGCGACCGGGTCGTGTTCGGCGGCTGGCTGACCCCGTACGACACGCGGGTGGCGGGGCGGTACTCGGTGCGCGACCTGCTCGCGCACGCCGACCTGGTCACGTTCCTGACCTCCTACGACTACGAGAGCTACGGCAACCCGGTCAGCGAGGCCGTCGCGTCCGGCACGCCGTACGCCACCAGCCGGTACGAGCTGTACGACGAGGTCTACGGCGACCGGGGCTTCCGGGCGCCGGTGCTGGACGTGCGGGTCCACGACCTGCCGACGCCGGGGTTCGCCGACGAGGTGGCGGAGCTGATCACCGACGAGGGGAAGCGAGCCGAAGTGGTCGAGCACAACCGGGAGCTGGGGGAGGCGCTGTTCGGCGAGTCGGTCGCGGGCGGCCTGCTCGACCGCCTCTACCCGCCGCCGATGGGGCCGCGCACGCGGATGAGCGTCGTGCTGCCGGTCTACAACGAGGCCGCCACCCTGCGCGAGGTGCTGCGCACGCTGCACGACCAGCGCGACGGCGACGGCCCGCTGGACCGGGACCTGTACGAGGTGGTGCTGGTGGACAACAACTCCACCGACGACACCGCCGCCATCGCCCGCGAGTTCGCCGCCGCGCACCCCGACCTGGCCGTGCACGTCATCCACGAACCGGAGCAGGGCGTGTCGTGCGCCCGCCGGGCGGGCATGGAGTTCGCCGCGGCGCGCAGCCGCAACCGGTCCGGCACCGACGTCGACGAGCGCTTCTACCTGGTCTCCGCGGACGCCGACTGCCGCGTGGACCCGCACTGGCTGGCCGAGCTGCTGGCCGCGATGGAGACCTCCAAGGCCGCCATCGCCGTCTGCGACTACTACTACAACCCCGACCACTTCACCGGCCGCCCCCGGCTGTGGGACGCGATCCAGCGCACGCTGCGGTGCCGCGCGGTGACCTTCTCCCTGTTCGGCGGCTTCCCCGACGGCAAGGGCTTCGCGGTCGAGCGCGAGGCGTACGAGCGGGTCGGCGGCATCGAGGTGTTCTACCAGCTCCAGGGCGGCCGGTTCGTCAACCACCTGTCCGACGACTGGGACTTCGGCATCAAGGTCGCCAACGCGGGCGGGGGGATCACCTACGCGCCGCGGTCGCGGGTGGAGATCAACCCCCGGCGCATCGACCACGCCCTGGACGAGGTCATCACCGGCCGGGCCTACGGCTCGGACGGCATCATCGTCATGCGCGACATCCGCCCCGAACCACCGGCCGGCGCCGGCGGCGACCTGACCGCGGAGCAGGCCCGGCTGGCGTGGGACTTCTCCATCAAGGACTTCACGCCGAAGAACGTCGTCCTGCCGGTGCTGCTCACCCCGTCGCTGCTGGAGGACGAGGCGGTCGTGGCGTTCTTCGGCCCGGACCTGGCGGCCCGCCTGGGCCGGCGCATCGCCGAGATCCGGGACGAGATGCGGGTGCTGGACTTCGCGCCGATCCACTCCTACAAGACGCCCTCGTACCGGCTGTACTTCGAGTTCGCCGACGAGATCTTCGCCCGGCTGCGCCTGCACGTCGGCGAGGACATCGGCTACCCGCCGCCGCTGCCGCCGTGCCTGCGAGACGTGCCGCCCGAGCGGTTCACCGAGTTCGTCCGCTACTACTGCGAGGACCGGGAGTCGGGCGAGGCGCACAACCACTTCGGCAACGGGGGCGTGTTCTGATGGCGCTGACCTACGAGCAGGCCGTGGACTCCCTGCACGTGCTGGACCCCGCGTGGCCGCGCCCGGCGGTGCTCGACGCCCTGGGCGCGCCGGAGAACCGGCACCTGCTCGACTACGTCAAGGAGGACCCGTTCGGGGCGCACGTCTTCCCCGGCAACGTGCCCGGCTACGCGCCCGAGGCGTTCCTGGCCGACCTCGACGCGCAGCTACCCGCCGGCGGCCCCATCCACCTGTGGTCCTACATCCCCACCTGCGCCTACCGGTGCCGGTTCTGCCAGTACCCGGTGGTGGTGGTCAAGGGTCCGCCGGAGGTCACCCGGGAGCGGGCCGCGCACTGGGTGGACCTCAACATCGCGGAGGCCCGGCTGTGGCTGGCCGCCGTGCCGAACCTGGCCCGCGCCGAGGTCGGCGAGTTCAACGTCTTCGGCGGCACGCCGTCGCTGCTGCCCGAGCCGGAGATCCGCCGCCTGCTGGACTTCTACCGGGAGAACTTCCGCTTCACCGCGGCCTCGACGATCCGCTTCGAGGGCGACCCGAGCACGTTCACCCCGGCCAAGCTGGAGCTGCTGCGCGGGCTGGGCTGCACCAAGCTGTCCAGCGGCGTGCAGTCCTTCGACGACCACGTGCTGCGGGAGAGCGGCCGGGAGCACACGTCGGCCATGTGCGTCGACTTCGTGCGCAACGCCAAGGCCGCCGGGTTCGAGTGGGTGAGCATCGACCTGATGTACGGCCTGCTGGACCAGACCGCGGACAGCGTCCGCCGCGACCTCGACGTGGTGCTGGAGCACGAGGTGCCCGCGGTGGTGTGCACCAAGCTCCACCTGGCGTCCTACGCGGACTCGCGCACCGGCGTGACGGGGGAGAAGCCCGCCGCCTGGCAGCTGCCCGACTACCGGGACCGGCTGGTCCGCCGGGGGCACCGCTGGCCGACGCTGGGCGAGCAGTACCAGATGCGGGAGCTGCTGACCGAGGGCCTGCGCGCCGACGGCTACGCCGAGCACCCCACCATGTACTTCGCCCGCGCCGGTTTGGGGCCGGAGAAGTGGAAGTCCATCATGGTCGACCAGGACCGGCAGGAGCCGGAGGTGGCGATCGGGCTGGGCGGCAGTTCGAGCTGCCGGGCCTCGGAGGCGATCACCGACGTGAACTCCCGGCGGTACGCCGAGACCGTGCGCGCGGGCCGGGTGCCGCTGGGGTCGGCCACCCGCTTCACGCCCGAGGCCCAGGAGTCGCGCGCGGTGAAGATGGCGCTGTCCACCCTCCGGCCGCTCGACGACGCCCTGCACCGGCGGCGCTTCCCGGGGCGGTCGCTGTTCGCCGAGCCGTGGCTGGGCCGGTTCCTGGCCCTGGAGGCGCGCGGCCTGGTCCGGCTGGACCGGACCGCGGGGACCGTCGCGCTCACCCGGGACGGCGAGGTGCTGGTCGAGGCGGTCATCAACACCGAGCTGTGAACCGCCGCGCCCCTCACCGGGTGAGCCGGCCCCGGTCGGCGTCGTGCACGGTGAAGATCTCCGTCAACCCGGTGACGTGCAGCATCCGGACCACCATCGCGGGCGGGGCGACCAGCTCGACCGCGCCGCTGGACAGCTCGTGCGCGGCGATGAAGGCGCTGAGCCCGCTGGAGTCGCAGAAGGTCAGCCCGGTCAGGTCCAGGACGAGCCGGTCGCCCGCCGCCAGGCGCAGCCCGTCCAGGGCCGCGTGCAGCCGCGGGGCGGTCCGGTGGTCCAGCTCCCCGGTGAGCGCGACGGTGTGGGCGGTGCCGTCGACGGCCGTGGTCAGTTCGAGCACCGCGCCTCCTGCGCGACCCGGGCGGGGACACCGATCGCGAGCACCGCGGTGTCGTCGGAGGGCGACCGCGACCAGTCGGTCAGCAACCGCACCAGCAGGTCCACCACGGTGCGCGCGTCCCGGCCGGTCATCCCGGCGGCGGCCTCGACCAGCCCTTCCTCCTCCAGCATGGTGCCGTCGGCGCGGCGGGCCTCGGTGAGGCCGTCGGAGTGCAGGACCAGCACGTCACCCGGCTCCAGCCGGGTCGTGGCGGCGGTGAACCTGGCCCGGGGCAGGACGCCGACGAGCTGCCCGCCCGGCGTGGGCAGCGGCTCGACCCCGCCCGCGGCGCGCAGGACCAGCGGCGAGGGGTGCCCGCCGCCCGCCACGGTGACCGCGAGCCCGTCGCCGTCCGGTTCGAGCACGCCGAAGACCACCGTGCAGAACCGCGGCGCCCCGGTCCGGCGCTGCTGCAGCAGGACCGCGTTGAGGGTGGTCAGCACGGCCACGGGGTCGGTGTCGTGCACGGCGGCGGCGCGCAGGGCGTACCGGGTCAGCGACGTCAGCACGGCGGCCTCGGGCCCCTTGCCGCACACGTCGCCCAGGAAGAACCCCCACCGGTCGCCGCCCAGGGGGAACACGTCGTAGAAGTCGCCGCCCACCTGGTCGCTGGACGCGACCTGGTAGTGGGCGGCGAGGTCGACGCCGTCGACCTCGGGCAGCGCGTCGGGCAGCAGGGTGCGCTGGAGGGTGCCGGTCAGCCGCTCCAGGCGTTCCCGCTCCTGCTCGGCGCGGCGCTTGGCGGCCAGCAGCTCCCGCTCGTACGCGCGCCGCTCGCGGGCGTCGAACACGGTCAGGCGCACCAGCAGCGGCCGGCCCTCCGCGCCGCTCTTGACCCGCGCGCTGACCAGGGTGGGCAGCCGGCGGCCGTCGGCGGCCACCAGCTCCAGGGCCAGCTCGCGGACCTCGCCGTGCATGCGCAGCATCGGCGCGTAGTGCGTCTCGTGGTAGAGCCTGCCGCCGCCGGTCAGCAGGTCGGTGAAGCGCCTGACGCCGACCAGCTCCTCGCGCCGGTACCCGAGCCAGCCCAGCAGCGTCTCGTTGACCTTGGCGATCTCGCCGTCCATGAGGGTCGACAGGTAGCCGCAGGGCGCCTTGTCGTACAGCTCCTCGGCGTCGTCCTCCAGCAGGGACGAGAACACCGCCCGCGGGTCGCGGATCGCCGGGTCGCCGTCCTCGCCGGGCTCGTCGGACCCGCCCAGGCCGGTCCCGGCGGCGCACATCACGACCCCGCACCCCCGGACCCGGCCAGGAAGCCGCGGATGGCGGCGGCGGTCTCCTCCGGCGCGCTCAGGTTCGGGCAGTGCCCCGTCGCGTTGAGCACCACCAGCTCGCTGCCGGGGATGGCGCGGTGCACGAACTCGCCCACCGCCCGGTCGGCGATGACGTCGTCGCGGCACTGGAGCACCAGGGTCGGCAGGCCCACCGCGGCCAGGTCGTCGCGGTTGTCCGACAGGAACGTCACGCGCGCGAAGTGCCGGGCGATCTCCGGGTCGGTGCGGCAGAAGCTCTCGGTCAGCTCCTGGCCCAGCTCGGGGCGGTCCGCATTGCCCATGATGGCCGGCGCCATCGCCGCCGACCAGCCCAGGTAGTTGCTGTCCAGCGAGTCCAGCAGCTCCTCGATGTCCGCGGTGCTGAACCCGCCCCGGTAGCCGTCGTCGTCCACGTAGCGCGGCGAGGGGCCGACCAGGACCAGCGCGCCGAACCGCGACGGGTCCCGGTTGGCGGCCAGCACGCCGATCATGGCGCTCACCGAGTGCCCGACGAACACCACGTCGCGCAGGTCCAGCTCGTCGAGCAGTTCGAGCACGTCGCCGGCGTAGCCGTCCAGGGAGGCGTAGCGCTCCGGCTGCCAGGCCGACAGGTCCGAGTGGCCGGCGCCCACGTGGTCGAACAGCACCACCCGGTGGTCGTCGGTGAACGCGGGGGTGACCAGCCGCCACATGTTCTGGTCGCAGCCGAAACCGTGCGAGAACACCACCGGTCGGCCGTCCGCCGGCCCCGACGCGGTGACGTTGTTCCTGGTCCGCACGTCCATGGCGGCAGTATCGCACCACGGCTGATCATCGCCGCCCGCGGTGTCGGTGTCGGCGTCGAACGGATTCGACGTCTTGAATGGGCGTTGATGTCGAAACACCCGTTGATCTAACCGAAACTTTCGGTAGCCTCCTGGGGAGAAGTTCTTCGACGCATCGCCACCCCGGGTGCGGCCGCCGGCATCCCCGATCCGACCGAGAGGAAGACCCATGGCCGGAAAACCGCGCCTGCTCGCCGCCGTCGCGGCCGTCGCCGCGCTCGGCGCGTTCGCCGCGACCGCGGTCACCGCGGCCCAGGCCGTCCCGGGCGTCGCGCCCGCGGCGGCGGTGAAGGTGATGCCGCTGGGCGACTCCATCACCGACGGCTTCAACGTGCCCGGCGGGTACCGCATCGACCTGTGGCAGAAGTTCGTGGCCGGCGGTTACGCCATCGACTTCGTCGGCTCGATGACCAACGGCCCGAGCAGCCTCGGGGACCGCAACCACGAGGGCCACTCCGGCTGGACCATCGCCCAGGTCGACGCCAACATCACCAACTGGCTGCGCACCTACGCCCCGCGCACCATCCTGCTGCACATCGGCACCAACGACATGTACGGCGGCGACCCGGGCGGCGCGCCGCAACGCCTGTCGGCGCTCATCGACAGGATCACCGCCCAGGCGCCCGACGCGCACCTGTTCGTCGCCACCATCACGCCGCTGTCCTCGTACGACGCGGCGGTGCGCACGTT
This portion of the Saccharothrix syringae genome encodes:
- a CDS encoding ATP-binding protein, whose translation is MDQQTLAVAFWFALAVALISLFLLVRRHRTTRALLVRAERAEALVRLRAEEEQHLVDARLPALAESLNHRPVEVPGPRHPEVGGGHEPVLALFTDSVRQATERGEQSARATLKSMMRAVQSLANEQQVAISAMQERHDDPDVLAGLMRIDHMNSQLNRRAQATAVLCGSWPGQQRSASSLTDVVRGATSRIRDYLRINVPAESDVAVVSRAVEPVVLAVAELLDNGARHSPPNTSVEVNFQQAHNGMVVMVDDGGVGMTVEELQRAARLLAGDGSSDINRLGDPPQVGFAVIGVLAKRYGFRVSVDTRSPYGGVRAVVFLPNELLTRVSRPTMPDNAVALPPGQPTGRTTEDDAEPARTPNGLPRRRRVRTADQAAPVAQAAPDQRVATGLAAWKRGTDSGRAVVPPTVAEGNPQA
- a CDS encoding AIM24 family protein, producing MRSSLLDHAERSVEPGSFQLQNDRMLKVDLTGTGGFFFAKQGSMVAYQGDVDFAYEGSGGIGKLFKKAFTGEGMSLMKVSGSGDVFLAQDADEVFIVHLEDEGVTVNGGNVLAFENTLKWDINRVEGASVLSGGLFNTTFTGTGALAITAYGTPVVLNVDVPTYVDMQSAVLWSTSLQSSIRRTAKLAAAIGRGSGEAYQLALTGRGIVVVQASEGHPKPAAQ
- a CDS encoding glycosyltransferase, coding for MTVLWGVSFDATPLSGVVVEFLKTARRLAAGTAYSVHLDLGYDIKADKDAFFRPYRDEAALFPDWVRLDRVDGLADVPGYDRSFVERVLAEVVQGGDPALLGEVDRVAAGVADRIERTWERLGVTLVVVENGTLPENITYTRALYRAIERYGARHRLGRFVLWRDHDLMWQSEPGAAKYGRFPYPATPAPRNSPHVHYFALHEHARRRTLDWVPDLTTIDVLPNAFTCRTAEVDERNAGFRRDHGIPEGAALLARITRVIPQKRVDRDIHLLALLADRLDAHLFVAGDVDEAPGEHARLTALATRLGVRDRVVFGGWLTPYDTRVAGRYSVRDLLAHADLVTFLTSYDYESYGNPVSEAVASGTPYATSRYELYDEVYGDRGFRAPVLDVRVHDLPTPGFADEVAELITDEGKRAEVVEHNRELGEALFGESVAGGLLDRLYPPPMGPRTRMSVVLPVYNEAATLREVLRTLHDQRDGDGPLDRDLYEVVLVDNNSTDDTAAIAREFAAAHPDLAVHVIHEPEQGVSCARRAGMEFAAARSRNRSGTDVDERFYLVSADADCRVDPHWLAELLAAMETSKAAIAVCDYYYNPDHFTGRPRLWDAIQRTLRCRAVTFSLFGGFPDGKGFAVEREAYERVGGIEVFYQLQGGRFVNHLSDDWDFGIKVANAGGGITYAPRSRVEINPRRIDHALDEVITGRAYGSDGIIVMRDIRPEPPAGAGGDLTAEQARLAWDFSIKDFTPKNVVLPVLLTPSLLEDEAVVAFFGPDLAARLGRRIAEIRDEMRVLDFAPIHSYKTPSYRLYFEFADEIFARLRLHVGEDIGYPPPLPPCLRDVPPERFTEFVRYYCEDRESGEAHNHFGNGGVF
- a CDS encoding radical SAM protein — its product is MALTYEQAVDSLHVLDPAWPRPAVLDALGAPENRHLLDYVKEDPFGAHVFPGNVPGYAPEAFLADLDAQLPAGGPIHLWSYIPTCAYRCRFCQYPVVVVKGPPEVTRERAAHWVDLNIAEARLWLAAVPNLARAEVGEFNVFGGTPSLLPEPEIRRLLDFYRENFRFTAASTIRFEGDPSTFTPAKLELLRGLGCTKLSSGVQSFDDHVLRESGREHTSAMCVDFVRNAKAAGFEWVSIDLMYGLLDQTADSVRRDLDVVLEHEVPAVVCTKLHLASYADSRTGVTGEKPAAWQLPDYRDRLVRRGHRWPTLGEQYQMRELLTEGLRADGYAEHPTMYFARAGLGPEKWKSIMVDQDRQEPEVAIGLGGSSSCRASEAITDVNSRRYAETVRAGRVPLGSATRFTPEAQESRAVKMALSTLRPLDDALHRRRFPGRSLFAEPWLGRFLALEARGLVRLDRTAGTVALTRDGEVLVEAVINTEL
- a CDS encoding STAS domain-containing protein codes for the protein MLELTTAVDGTAHTVALTGELDHRTAPRLHAALDGLRLAAGDRLVLDLTGLTFCDSSGLSAFIAAHELSSGAVELVAPPAMVVRMLHVTGLTEIFTVHDADRGRLTR
- a CDS encoding PP2C family protein-serine/threonine phosphatase gives rise to the protein MCAAGTGLGGSDEPGEDGDPAIRDPRAVFSSLLEDDAEELYDKAPCGYLSTLMDGEIAKVNETLLGWLGYRREELVGVRRFTDLLTGGGRLYHETHYAPMLRMHGEVRELALELVAADGRRLPTLVSARVKSGAEGRPLLVRLTVFDARERRAYERELLAAKRRAEQERERLERLTGTLQRTLLPDALPEVDGVDLAAHYQVASSDQVGGDFYDVFPLGGDRWGFFLGDVCGKGPEAAVLTSLTRYALRAAAVHDTDPVAVLTTLNAVLLQQRRTGAPRFCTVVFGVLEPDGDGLAVTVAGGGHPSPLVLRAAGGVEPLPTPGGQLVGVLPRARFTAATTRLEPGDVLVLHSDGLTEARRADGTMLEEEGLVEAAAGMTGRDARTVVDLLVRLLTDWSRSPSDDTAVLAIGVPARVAQEARCSN
- a CDS encoding alpha/beta fold hydrolase, whose protein sequence is MDVRTRNNVTASGPADGRPVVFSHGFGCDQNMWRLVTPAFTDDHRVVLFDHVGAGHSDLSAWQPERYASLDGYAGDVLELLDELDLRDVVFVGHSVSAMIGVLAANRDPSRFGALVLVGPSPRYVDDDGYRGGFSTADIEELLDSLDSNYLGWSAAMAPAIMGNADRPELGQELTESFCRTDPEIARHFARVTFLSDNRDDLAAVGLPTLVLQCRDDVIADRAVGEFVHRAIPGSELVVLNATGHCPNLSAPEETAAAIRGFLAGSGGAGS